Proteins from a genomic interval of Sulfurospirillum oryzae:
- a CDS encoding PDGLE domain-containing protein translates to MKKIFYPMLILFVLIPLGLISENPAWAEWENEYYQEVLGFIPKGIENAFKIKALAPDYTIDGLNDVLAYYLSGMLGVALIFGIFYLLGKKLAR, encoded by the coding sequence ATGAAAAAGATTTTTTATCCTATGCTCATTTTATTTGTACTTATTCCCTTGGGATTGATTAGTGAAAATCCTGCTTGGGCGGAATGGGAGAATGAATATTACCAAGAGGTGTTAGGTTTTATTCCCAAAGGGATCGAAAATGCTTTTAAAATCAAAGCTCTCGCGCCTGATTATACGATAGACGGACTCAACGATGTTCTCGCTTACTACCTTTCAGGAATGCTTGGTGTTGCTCTGATTTTTGGGATTTTTTACCTGCTTGGAAAAAAACTTGCGCGATAG
- the cbiM gene encoding cobalt transporter CbiM produces MHIPDGYLSPLTCIATYAAALPLWVIAFKKLKSQLDETTLPLIASLSALSFIIMMFNIPIPGGTSGHAVGASLIAILFGPWVASLCVSLVLLIQALIFGDGGVTTFGANALLMAFAASFSSYYVFEALKTRTFAPYVSGWVGVVCASIVLTLFLGIQPIIAVADGQPLYFPFGFALTFPAVVGSHMLFFGVVEAIFTGIAYRYIVKNRIYKGANV; encoded by the coding sequence ATGCATATCCCAGATGGTTATCTTTCCCCTCTGACATGTATTGCAACGTATGCTGCTGCTTTGCCACTGTGGGTCATTGCGTTTAAAAAACTCAAAAGTCAGCTTGATGAGACAACGCTTCCTCTTATAGCATCTTTAAGTGCTCTTAGCTTTATTATTATGATGTTTAATATCCCCATCCCAGGCGGTACAAGCGGACATGCCGTTGGTGCTTCATTGATTGCTATTTTATTTGGACCGTGGGTTGCTTCATTATGTGTGAGTCTTGTTTTATTGATTCAAGCGCTTATTTTTGGAGATGGCGGTGTTACCACGTTTGGTGCTAATGCACTTTTGATGGCATTTGCAGCCTCTTTTTCGTCTTATTATGTTTTTGAAGCACTGAAAACCAGAACATTTGCACCTTATGTCAGTGGTTGGGTTGGGGTTGTTTGTGCGTCTATTGTTCTTACTTTATTTCTTGGCATTCAACCTATCATTGCAGTAGCGGATGGTCAGCCTCTGTATTTTCCTTTTGGCTTTGCACTCACCTTTCCTGCCGTTGTGGGCTCTCACATGCTCTTTTTTGGCGTAGTTGAAGCTATTTTTACAGGTATCGCGTACCGTTATATTGTGAAAAACCGTATCTACAAAGGAGCAAATGTATGA
- the pdxA gene encoding 4-hydroxythreonine-4-phosphate dehydrogenase yields the protein MKKIAISIGDLNGIGLEIALRAHEEVKKHCYPIYCINENMLGWGAALLGLDVPSDFDIRDCGKVFEIQPGLCSADAGESSYDSFITAVALAKSNEVSGIVTLPINKEAWSMAGLEYKGHTDALSDLLGCEAIMMLGCEEMFTILYTHHIPLRDVPHEIKAKKLKPFLLKVYEEIGEERIAVLGLNPHAGDHGVIGDEDEEIEKAILKANHFLEREVFVGPFVPDMAFAKGNREKFRYFVCMYHDQGLIPLKTLYFEESINVSLNAGIVRTSVDHGTAFDIAYKDENPSTLSYVNAVKEAVKLATGKTLLTF from the coding sequence ATGAAAAAAATAGCGATTAGTATTGGTGATTTAAACGGTATAGGCTTAGAGATAGCCCTTCGTGCGCATGAAGAGGTCAAAAAGCATTGCTATCCTATTTATTGCATTAATGAAAATATGCTTGGCTGGGGTGCTGCACTTCTAGGGCTTGATGTCCCAAGTGACTTTGATATACGTGATTGTGGTAAGGTCTTTGAGATTCAACCAGGTCTCTGTTCTGCGGATGCGGGGGAGAGTTCTTATGATTCGTTCATCACAGCAGTTGCATTGGCTAAAAGCAATGAAGTCAGTGGCATCGTCACGCTTCCGATCAATAAAGAAGCATGGTCCATGGCTGGACTTGAGTACAAAGGACACACTGATGCGCTCAGTGATCTGTTAGGTTGCGAAGCCATTATGATGTTAGGTTGTGAGGAGATGTTTACCATCCTCTACACACATCATATTCCCCTTCGTGATGTTCCTCACGAAATCAAAGCTAAAAAACTTAAACCATTTTTACTGAAAGTCTATGAAGAGATTGGTGAAGAGCGTATTGCTGTTTTAGGGCTTAATCCTCATGCTGGAGATCATGGTGTCATTGGCGATGAAGATGAAGAGATCGAAAAAGCGATTTTAAAAGCCAACCACTTTTTAGAGCGTGAAGTCTTTGTGGGACCTTTTGTTCCTGATATGGCTTTCGCTAAAGGCAATCGCGAAAAATTCCGTTATTTTGTCTGTATGTATCACGATCAAGGTTTGATTCCTCTTAAAACACTCTACTTTGAAGAGAGTATCAATGTAAGCCTAAATGCGGGCATTGTTCGCACTTCAGTTGACCATGGTACGGCATTTGACATTGCCTATAAAGATGAAAATCCTTCTACACTGAGTTACGTCAATGCTGTAAAAGAAGCGGTTAAATTAGCAACGGGAAAAACACTTCTTACATTCTAA
- a CDS encoding pyridoxine 5'-phosphate synthase: MLLGVNIDHIAVLREARKINDPDPLDAISLVKRAGADQITIHLREDRRHINDEDAQKIIENSQLPVNLECSITPEIIDKVIELRPHRATLVPEKREEVTTEGGLDVIKNKEVIKEIAKRLKKEHIELSLFIDPNSAMIEASHEINAEWIELHTGLYANIYAMLYSNLSRSRHSIKALELDRESLHVKLLEATHELERSSKQALQLGLKVAAGHGLNYHNVKRILEIKEISELNIGQSIIARSVFVGFEQAVKEMLGLIR; encoded by the coding sequence ATGCTTCTAGGCGTAAATATCGATCATATTGCAGTATTACGAGAAGCGCGAAAGATCAATGATCCTGATCCTTTGGATGCTATCTCTCTCGTAAAACGCGCGGGAGCTGACCAAATAACCATTCATTTAAGAGAAGATAGACGACATATTAATGATGAAGACGCTCAAAAGATTATTGAAAATTCGCAGCTTCCTGTTAATTTAGAGTGTTCCATTACGCCAGAAATTATTGATAAAGTCATAGAACTTCGTCCTCATCGTGCGACACTTGTGCCTGAAAAGCGCGAAGAAGTCACCACGGAGGGTGGTCTTGATGTGATTAAAAACAAAGAAGTGATTAAAGAAATTGCAAAAAGACTTAAAAAAGAGCATATTGAACTTTCTTTATTTATTGATCCAAATAGTGCTATGATCGAAGCATCACATGAAATTAATGCAGAGTGGATTGAACTTCATACAGGCTTGTATGCCAATATTTATGCGATGCTCTACTCCAATCTTTCTCGTTCACGTCATAGCATTAAAGCGCTTGAGTTAGATCGTGAATCTTTACATGTAAAGCTCCTTGAAGCAACCCATGAACTTGAACGCTCTTCCAAACAAGCCTTGCAATTGGGGCTCAAAGTTGCCGCGGGACATGGACTAAACTACCATAATGTCAAACGTATTTTAGAGATTAAAGAGATTAGTGAGCTGAACATTGGGCAGAGCATTATTGCACGCTCTGTCTTTGTTGGTTTTGAGCAAGCAGTTAAAGAGATGTTAGGGTTGATACGATGA
- a CDS encoding cytochrome b/b6 domain-containing protein, which translates to MNKRPYEVFVWPLCTRIIHWIIATSFFFSFVTSFHHSLFRWHLAFGLIFGIVLLFRLIWGFIGPNYATFKTFKLSLNALQHYFIEKMTNRWRKIYAGHNAASSWFTLIVLGLGSLIVLSGLILQGIQEASGLLSGLNEHYYRLSPAVFIFHALLSYLLFFWASIHIVGVLIEQFYHKTNMVFAMLTGYKKAEGKDTTISLVRHLFSYAVIVLSLGVLYFVASSNETFFTKSRFEKRDYKSENSAFFEKCGKCHKNYPPFMLPSNSWVRLMDGLDNHFGEKITENNITKSEQNSIKEYLLAHSAETSTHKIAFKTLESLGDMRPISMSKVPYWREAHQTIEKSTFKSLHVKDASNCFACHEDFEYGIFDIARIHIPR; encoded by the coding sequence ATGAATAAAAGACCCTATGAAGTTTTTGTCTGGCCTCTTTGTACGCGCATTATTCATTGGATTATTGCAACCTCTTTTTTCTTCTCTTTTGTTACTTCTTTTCATCATAGTCTTTTTAGATGGCATCTCGCATTTGGTCTTATCTTTGGCATAGTGTTACTTTTTAGGCTTATTTGGGGATTTATTGGACCAAATTATGCAACGTTTAAAACATTCAAGTTAAGCCTGAATGCTTTGCAACATTATTTCATCGAAAAAATGACAAATAGGTGGCGCAAAATATACGCAGGACACAATGCTGCATCCAGTTGGTTCACGCTCATTGTTCTAGGACTTGGAAGTTTGATAGTGCTTAGTGGACTTATTCTTCAAGGTATTCAAGAAGCCAGTGGACTTTTGTCGGGTTTAAATGAGCATTATTATAGGCTTTCGCCTGCGGTATTCATTTTTCATGCCCTCCTTTCATACCTTCTCTTTTTTTGGGCAAGTATTCATATTGTGGGTGTTTTAATTGAACAGTTTTATCATAAAACCAACATGGTTTTTGCAATGCTTACAGGGTATAAAAAAGCAGAAGGAAAAGATACAACGATCTCTCTGGTGCGACATCTTTTTTCGTATGCTGTTATCGTGCTGTCTTTAGGGGTACTCTATTTTGTAGCAAGTTCAAATGAAACATTTTTCACAAAAAGCAGATTTGAAAAAAGAGATTATAAGAGTGAAAACAGTGCTTTTTTTGAAAAATGTGGCAAATGTCATAAAAACTACCCTCCTTTTATGTTACCATCTAACTCTTGGGTGCGTTTAATGGATGGATTGGATAACCATTTTGGTGAGAAAATCACTGAAAACAACATTACTAAAAGTGAGCAAAATAGCATTAAAGAGTATCTCTTAGCCCACAGTGCAGAGACTTCAACCCATAAGATTGCTTTTAAAACGTTAGAATCTTTAGGCGACATGCGCCCTATTTCCATGAGCAAGGTTCCTTATTGGCGTGAAGCACATCAAACTATCGAAAAAAGCACCTTTAAATCTTTACATGTAAAAGATGCTTCCAACTGTTTTGCCTGTCATGAAGATTTTGAATATGGCATCTTTGATATAGCGCGCATTCATATACCACGTTAA
- a CDS encoding c-type cytochrome, with amino-acid sequence MKKMNLALSLVALVVLSGCGDKPKSEIVKYKYTPAQVYQDTCSHCHGLKGEGLAEKKAPALTKQSVQELEMSLFDIKNGGLGQSTASEHDVMEHNMKKLAEKGYDYDIKMMANYLHNTFSVAK; translated from the coding sequence ATGAAAAAAATGAATTTAGCACTCTCTCTAGTTGCCCTAGTTGTTTTAAGCGGATGCGGCGATAAACCGAAATCTGAAATTGTTAAGTACAAATACACTCCTGCGCAAGTTTACCAAGATACCTGTTCACATTGCCATGGTCTCAAAGGTGAAGGTTTAGCTGAGAAAAAAGCTCCTGCGCTGACCAAACAAAGTGTTCAAGAACTTGAAATGTCTCTCTTTGACATTAAAAATGGTGGCCTTGGCCAATCCACTGCATCAGAGCATGATGTTATGGAACATAATATGAAAAAATTGGCTGAAAAAGGGTATGACTACGATATTAAGATGATGGCAAATTACCTTCATAATACGTTTAGCGTTGCTAAATAA
- a CDS encoding NAD(P)/FAD-dependent oxidoreductase — MKSDKIIEEILCEIEKHEGGMSRRNAMKFLAASPIAASVLASATIATEVHAASSSATGKIVIVGGGLAGVATAAKLTNRLSNPDITIIEPNPKSVSYQPGQTLIAGGVWQKSDITYETENFIPKGVKWIKDSVVSFDPQNNKVKTANGTEVGYDYLVVATGLMLNYGAIKGLEGEITSSGANEVVRKKVGKDGVYSIYFADGAVDTYKGIQELIAKAKAHKGAEKLQALFTDPDTAIKCGGAPKKIMYITHDLLTKAGVRDKVEMTFCPSGDKMFGVPEYNTAIFEQFKVRDFKWEFKTNLVAIDTEKKMATFEKKWLEKGEYDEDLKEYTMISMSKNVEKKYDFIHITPPQKAPDVVGKSPIGSSKGWVPVVKETLQHVTYKNVFSLGDVAAVPMGKTGGSARKQYAVVAENLIAVMEKQEKLPAAYDGYTVCPLITSIGTVMLAEFNWTAKPTPSFPLDPTQERWIWWLLKVYALKPMTIYGMLSGRA; from the coding sequence ATGAAATCAGACAAAATCATCGAAGAGATTCTCTGCGAGATTGAAAAGCATGAAGGTGGAATGTCACGCCGTAATGCGATGAAGTTTTTAGCAGCATCTCCAATCGCTGCGAGTGTCTTGGCAAGTGCAACTATTGCAACAGAAGTACACGCTGCATCTTCAAGTGCAACAGGTAAAATTGTCATTGTAGGTGGAGGGCTTGCAGGCGTAGCAACGGCTGCAAAACTTACGAATCGACTCTCTAACCCTGATATTACGATTATTGAGCCAAATCCAAAATCAGTTTCATATCAACCAGGTCAAACTTTGATAGCGGGTGGCGTATGGCAAAAGAGTGATATTACGTATGAAACAGAGAATTTTATCCCTAAAGGTGTTAAATGGATTAAAGATTCTGTTGTTAGTTTTGATCCACAAAACAATAAAGTCAAAACAGCCAATGGTACAGAAGTTGGATACGACTATCTCGTCGTTGCAACAGGACTTATGCTTAATTATGGTGCTATTAAAGGACTGGAGGGCGAAATTACCTCAAGCGGAGCCAACGAAGTTGTTCGTAAAAAAGTGGGTAAAGATGGTGTTTATTCTATCTATTTTGCAGATGGCGCTGTTGATACGTACAAAGGTATTCAAGAGTTAATTGCAAAAGCAAAAGCCCATAAAGGTGCTGAGAAGCTTCAAGCTCTCTTTACTGATCCAGACACTGCTATAAAGTGTGGTGGCGCTCCTAAAAAAATCATGTATATTACCCACGATTTACTTACAAAAGCAGGTGTTCGTGACAAAGTTGAAATGACATTCTGTCCATCGGGTGACAAGATGTTTGGTGTACCTGAATACAATACAGCCATTTTTGAGCAATTTAAAGTAAGAGACTTTAAATGGGAATTTAAAACCAATTTAGTCGCTATTGATACTGAGAAAAAGATGGCTACTTTTGAGAAAAAATGGCTAGAAAAAGGTGAATACGATGAGGACCTCAAAGAATACACCATGATCTCTATGAGTAAAAATGTTGAGAAAAAATATGATTTTATTCATATTACCCCTCCTCAAAAAGCGCCTGATGTTGTTGGAAAATCGCCAATTGGATCAAGCAAAGGCTGGGTACCAGTGGTTAAAGAGACACTTCAACATGTTACGTACAAAAATGTCTTCTCTTTAGGCGATGTTGCCGCTGTACCTATGGGTAAAACAGGTGGTAGTGCGCGTAAACAATATGCCGTTGTCGCGGAAAACTTGATTGCCGTTATGGAAAAACAAGAGAAATTGCCAGCAGCATACGATGGTTATACCGTTTGTCCTTTGATTACAAGTATTGGAACGGTTATGCTTGCAGAGTTTAACTGGACAGCTAAGCCTACGCCTTCATTCCCACTTGACCCAACGCAAGAGAGATGGATTTGGTGGTTACTCAAAGTCTATGCACTTAAACCTATGACAATTTACGGCATGCTCTCTGGTAGAGCCTAG
- a CDS encoding Ppx/GppA phosphatase family protein, with product MIGCDLGSNTLRIVQIECQSKTRIQAFERIVRTAKDLHVTGKISETSKQNIFNALFEASQIFDFKNERCFCVTTEAMRVASNSKEILQKIEATFGLKFEIISGEKEAYLTSLAIENALSREGYNHQTYALFDLGGGSTELTFCKNGTKKSQSFPFGIINVAERYTEDRELHVTHIVNSIDTFVNQQDPIPSTFLQLVTTAGTPTTVAAFLKGLDYAHYDANVVNGTVLHVKQFEEAYERLSAMNEEDAERYTGTNRRDLVVVGILIVKAIMQKLGFESCIVIDDGLREGVALEQCYNLNKS from the coding sequence ATGATTGGTTGTGATTTAGGCTCTAATACACTGCGCATTGTACAAATAGAGTGTCAAAGTAAGACGCGTATTCAGGCTTTTGAACGTATTGTACGAACCGCTAAAGACTTACATGTAACGGGTAAGATTAGTGAAACTTCAAAGCAAAACATCTTTAATGCCTTATTTGAAGCCTCACAAATTTTTGATTTTAAAAACGAACGCTGTTTTTGTGTGACAACCGAAGCAATGCGTGTCGCATCAAATTCAAAAGAAATTTTACAAAAGATTGAAGCAACATTTGGACTAAAATTTGAGATTATTTCAGGAGAAAAAGAGGCTTATTTGACCTCTTTAGCGATTGAAAATGCCCTTTCTCGAGAAGGTTACAATCATCAAACCTATGCCTTATTTGACCTCGGTGGTGGTTCAACGGAACTGACTTTTTGTAAAAATGGCACTAAAAAAAGCCAAAGTTTTCCTTTTGGTATTATCAATGTTGCAGAACGGTATACAGAAGATCGTGAATTACATGTAACACATATTGTCAATTCCATTGACACTTTTGTGAATCAGCAAGATCCAATTCCTTCCACTTTTTTACAATTAGTAACAACAGCAGGAACGCCAACAACGGTCGCTGCTTTTTTAAAAGGCCTTGATTATGCCCATTACGATGCAAATGTTGTTAATGGAACTGTCTTACATGTAAAACAGTTTGAAGAAGCGTATGAGCGTTTATCTGCCATGAATGAAGAGGACGCTGAACGTTATACAGGAACAAATCGCCGTGATTTGGTTGTGGTTGGCATTTTAATTGTAAAAGCTATTATGCAAAAGCTTGGTTTTGAGAGCTGCATTGTCATTGATGATGGGCTAAGAGAAGGTGTAGCGCTTGAGCAATGTTACAATTTGAACAAATCGTAA
- a CDS encoding acetolactate synthase large subunit, producing the protein MELSGSQMVIEALRKENVSVVFGYPGGAIMNVYDEVYKQNYFKHILTRHEQAALHAADGYARATGEVGVAFVTSGPGFTNAVTGLATAYMDSIPMVVISGQVPISMIGTDAFQEIDAVGISRPCVKHNYLVKDVKDLPRILKEAFYIARSGRPGPVHVDIPKDVTAQIGHFAYPSEIKMQTYKPTYKGNPRQIKKAIEAIVAAKRPVLYIGGGAINSNASAEVREFAKICGIPAVETLMARGVMGDENPLLLGMLGMHGCYSANMAMSEADLMIAFGPRFDDRVTGKLSEFAKHAKIIHVDIDPSSIGKIVPIDYPIVGDLKNVVEAMIPLAKEHVDADKYKPWRDLLKRYNEIHPLKYEDSNEVLKPQWAIERVGQLLGDKAIICTDVGQHQMWAAQFYPFSYPRQWLSSGGLGTMGYGLPAAIGAKVAIPSKTVINFTGDGSILMNIQELMTAVENKVAVVNIILNNQFLGMVRQWQTFFYNKRYSSTDLSVQPDFVKLVESFGGRGFRVKTKDEFDKALKEAIESNTVCMIDVQVDRFENVLPMVPAGGTLYNMMLEYKE; encoded by the coding sequence ATGGAGTTAAGCGGTTCCCAAATGGTCATAGAAGCACTACGTAAGGAGAATGTCAGCGTCGTCTTTGGCTATCCTGGTGGTGCTATAATGAATGTTTATGACGAAGTTTATAAACAAAATTATTTTAAACATATCCTTACACGACACGAACAAGCCGCTCTGCATGCAGCAGATGGCTACGCACGAGCAACGGGTGAAGTCGGTGTTGCATTCGTTACCAGTGGTCCTGGTTTCACCAATGCAGTAACGGGACTTGCAACAGCGTATATGGATTCTATTCCTATGGTTGTGATCAGCGGTCAAGTTCCTATTAGTATGATAGGTACAGATGCGTTTCAAGAAATTGATGCTGTAGGCATTAGCCGTCCTTGTGTCAAACACAACTATTTGGTTAAAGATGTTAAAGATTTGCCACGTATTTTAAAAGAGGCATTTTACATTGCACGAAGTGGCAGACCAGGTCCCGTTCATGTCGATATTCCTAAAGATGTTACGGCACAAATTGGTCATTTTGCATATCCTAGTGAAATTAAAATGCAAACCTATAAACCAACCTATAAAGGCAATCCACGCCAAATTAAAAAAGCGATTGAAGCCATTGTTGCGGCAAAACGCCCTGTTTTATACATCGGTGGTGGTGCGATTAACTCAAATGCGAGTGCTGAAGTAAGAGAATTTGCCAAAATTTGTGGTATTCCAGCGGTTGAGACTTTGATGGCACGCGGCGTCATGGGTGATGAAAACCCATTGCTTCTTGGAATGTTGGGAATGCACGGCTGTTACAGTGCCAATATGGCAATGAGTGAAGCCGATCTTATGATAGCCTTTGGTCCACGTTTTGATGACAGAGTTACTGGAAAACTAAGTGAATTTGCTAAACACGCCAAAATTATTCATGTTGATATTGATCCAAGTAGCATTGGCAAAATCGTTCCAATTGATTACCCAATCGTAGGAGATCTTAAAAACGTTGTAGAAGCAATGATTCCTCTTGCAAAAGAGCATGTTGATGCTGATAAATACAAACCTTGGCGTGATCTTTTAAAACGTTACAATGAGATTCATCCTCTAAAATACGAAGATTCAAATGAAGTCCTTAAGCCACAATGGGCGATTGAGCGCGTAGGGCAATTGCTAGGCGATAAAGCGATTATCTGTACCGATGTTGGTCAACATCAAATGTGGGCAGCACAGTTTTATCCTTTTTCTTATCCTCGTCAATGGCTCAGTAGCGGTGGACTCGGAACAATGGGTTATGGTCTTCCAGCAGCAATCGGCGCTAAAGTGGCTATACCTTCTAAAACGGTCATTAACTTTACAGGTGATGGCTCGATTTTAATGAATATTCAAGAGTTGATGACTGCGGTTGAAAATAAAGTAGCCGTTGTTAATATCATCTTAAATAACCAATTTTTGGGAATGGTTCGTCAATGGCAAACCTTTTTCTACAATAAACGCTACTCATCAACCGATCTTTCAGTCCAACCAGATTTTGTTAAATTGGTTGAAAGTTTTGGGGGACGTGGTTTTAGAGTTAAAACCAAAGATGAGTTTGATAAAGCACTTAAAGAAGCCATTGAAAGTAATACTGTTTGTATGATTGACGTTCAGGTTGATCGTTTTGAAAACGTTTTACCAATGGTTCCAGCCGGTGGAACGCTCTACAATATGATGCTTGAGTATAAGGAGTAA
- the ilvN gene encoding acetolactate synthase small subunit, whose product MRRVLSVIVLNEDGVLSRISGLFAGRGYNIDSLTVAPIPKTNLSRLTIVTSGSTPVLEQIVKQLHKLIPTYKVIESGQFVEKEMALVKIPLSEDFNGLDAMLKAYNGTIASSGEDFIVVMVADDYDRIDNFLKAVKKYNPTDIVRSGSVAMDI is encoded by the coding sequence ATCAGAAGAGTTTTATCGGTTATCGTTTTGAACGAAGATGGCGTTTTATCGCGTATATCAGGACTTTTTGCTGGACGTGGTTACAATATTGACTCGCTCACGGTTGCTCCAATACCTAAAACAAATTTGTCACGATTAACCATCGTAACATCAGGAAGCACTCCTGTTTTAGAGCAGATTGTTAAACAGTTGCATAAATTGATTCCAACCTATAAAGTCATTGAATCAGGTCAGTTTGTTGAAAAAGAGATGGCTCTTGTCAAAATTCCTTTAAGTGAAGATTTTAATGGCCTTGATGCCATGCTTAAAGCTTATAATGGAACCATTGCAAGCAGTGGTGAAGATTTTATTGTCGTAATGGTTGCTGATGACTACGATCGCATTGATAACTTTTTAAAAGCGGTTAAAAAATACAACCCAACAGACATCGTAAGAAGCGGCTCAGTCGCAATGGATATTTAA
- the lpxD gene encoding UDP-3-O-(3-hydroxymyristoyl)glucosamine N-acyltransferase: MKLSLLAQAISLEFSGSDMEVTSFATLKEATSSQIAFFENPKLLADLENTKAGVVILAPTYKEHLPKSSQALLSDNPHLSMAYASAYFAKKAFDTSKPATISDKSSIAPHVVIGSGTVIEEGTYIMPNVTIGANVRIGKNVHIFPNVVIYDDAIIKDNCIIQAGAIIGSDGFGYAHTKMGEHIKIHHSGNVILEEDVEVGSNTTIDRAVFGSTIIKKGTKIDNLVQIGHNCEIGQACILVAQTGISGSTKLGRNVVMGGQSATAGHLEIGDFATVAARGGVSKSIQGGKIYGGFPLTLQTEWLKTQAKLARFFTKN, translated from the coding sequence ATGAAACTCAGCCTTCTTGCTCAAGCAATTTCGCTTGAATTTTCTGGTTCCGATATGGAAGTTACCTCTTTTGCGACACTCAAAGAGGCAACTTCTTCTCAGATTGCTTTTTTTGAAAATCCAAAGCTTTTAGCTGATTTAGAAAATACTAAAGCGGGTGTCGTCATCCTTGCACCCACCTACAAAGAGCATCTTCCCAAAAGTTCTCAAGCACTTTTAAGTGACAATCCTCATCTAAGTATGGCGTACGCCAGTGCCTATTTTGCTAAAAAAGCCTTTGATACGTCCAAGCCTGCTACGATTTCAGACAAAAGTAGCATTGCGCCTCATGTTGTTATTGGTAGCGGAACTGTCATAGAAGAGGGCACTTATATTATGCCTAATGTCACCATTGGAGCGAATGTACGTATCGGAAAAAATGTACATATCTTCCCTAATGTTGTCATTTACGATGATGCAATCATCAAAGATAACTGCATCATTCAAGCAGGTGCTATTATAGGCAGTGATGGTTTTGGCTATGCTCATACAAAGATGGGTGAGCATATTAAAATTCATCATAGTGGCAATGTCATTCTTGAAGAGGATGTTGAAGTAGGATCTAACACAACGATTGATCGTGCTGTTTTTGGATCAACCATTATCAAAAAAGGAACAAAAATAGACAACCTTGTTCAAATCGGACATAATTGCGAAATTGGACAGGCGTGTATTTTAGTTGCTCAAACGGGTATTTCAGGTTCGACAAAACTTGGACGCAATGTTGTTATGGGTGGGCAGAGTGCTACGGCAGGACATTTAGAAATTGGTGATTTTGCAACCGTTGCTGCACGCGGTGGCGTTTCAAAATCAATTCAAGGCGGCAAAATTTACGGTGGTTTTCCACTTACTTTACAAACAGAGTGGTTAAAGACGCAAGCGAAACTCGCAAGATTTTTTACAAAGAATTAA